The genomic window CCTCCCGTTACATGTGCTAATCCCTTAACCTTAACTTTTTTAATCATCTCTAAAACTGGCTTTACATAAATCCTTGTTGGAGTTAATAATTCCTCTGCTATTGTTTTTCCGTGTGGAAGTTTATCATTTATATCCATCTTTGCAATTTCAAAGAATACCTTTCTTGCCAATGATAGCCCATTGCTGTGTATCCCACTACTCCTCAACCCAACAATAACATCTCCTGGTTTTATATCTTTTCCTGTGATTATTTGGTCTTTTTTGACAATGGCTAAAACAGTCCCAGCCAAATCAATGCCTTTAATCATATGTGGGAGTGTTGCCGTCTCTCCACCAACGATATTTATGTTTGCCTCCTTTGCACCTTCATTTAATCCTCTTCCAATTTGCTCTGCTATCTCCTCATTTATATCCTCAACTGCCAAATAATCAACCAACGCAACGGGCTCCGCTCCAATGCAGATAGCATCATTTACGTTCATTGCTATCATATCAATTGGAACTGTATCAAATTTTTTTGCCATCTCTGCAACAATCATCTTACTCCCAACTCCATCAGTGCAGAGGACTAAATAATAGTCCCCAAACTCAATAGCCCCTGCATAATGCCCTTCCAATTCTACTGGCTTTATATCCTCTCTTTTAAACGTTATCTGGGAAATTAATGCCCTTATAACCTTATCTTCTTTGTAGATGTCTACTCCTGCATCTTTGTATGTAACCATGTCCTCACCCTATTTTTGTTTTTTCTGCCAAATAAATTTAGTCGTTATTCTATTCCCCATAAAATTAAAAAGCGTAAATTAGATCTTATTTTCAAAAATTTATTTGACCGAATAAATGACAAAAATTCACAAACAACTATTACGTTGGATTATATAACTCTACTAAGCAAAGATGTGATATTCATAACTTCAATATCCTTTTCAATGTTATTCTCTTCCTTATATTTTTTTAAACTATCCCTTATATGGTACTCACAAAATGGACAAACGGTAATCAAATAATCTGCATTTGTGTCAAAAATCATCTTTGCCTTCCTTTTACCTAATGCATAAGCAACCTCCGGCTTTCCACTTCTAACTCCTCCACCAGCACCACAACACTGGTCTGGAATCTCCATTTCAACAAATTTTAGGTTTGGAATACTTTTTAATATCCTCCTTGGTTCATAATAAACTCCCTGTCCTCTCCTCAAATGACACGGATCGTGGTAGGTTACAGTTGCGTTTAATGGTTTATATTCAATCAATCCAACCTTATTCAGAATCTCTGTGATGTCCATAACCTTAAATTCTCTCTCTTTATAATCATTCTTTAATGTTGAACCACATCCAGCACACATCGTAACAACACACTCCACATCAAGGTTGTTGAAAATCTTCAAATTTTTCTTTTTTAATTTTTCAGCAATATCTGTTTGCCCAGTCCTTATAAATGGAGAACCACAACAAACTTGGTTTTTTGGAATAACTACAGAAACTCCATGTGCATTTAATACCTT from Methanotorris formicicus Mc-S-70 includes these protein-coding regions:
- the purM gene encoding phosphoribosylformylglycinamidine cyclo-ligase; this translates as MVTYKDAGVDIYKEDKVIRALISQITFKREDIKPVELEGHYAGAIEFGDYYLVLCTDGVGSKMIVAEMAKKFDTVPIDMIAMNVNDAICIGAEPVALVDYLAVEDINEEIAEQIGRGLNEGAKEANINIVGGETATLPHMIKGIDLAGTVLAIVKKDQIITGKDIKPGDVIVGLRSSGIHSNGLSLARKVFFEIAKMDINDKLPHGKTIAEELLTPTRIYVKPVLEMIKKVKVKGLAHVTGGGFRKLRRLNKNVAYIIDNLPEILPIFKEIQRLGNVSDEEMFKTFNMGIGFCVVVDKEDADKVIKIANSYNISAFVIGRIEEEPKNEVIVKYNRKEIFIR